One window of Papaver somniferum cultivar HN1 chromosome 9, ASM357369v1, whole genome shotgun sequence genomic DNA carries:
- the LOC113308323 gene encoding pyridoxal 5'-phosphate synthase subunit PDX1.3-like, whose translation MAGSGVVTVYGNGAITEAKTSPFSVKVGLAQMLRGGVIMDVVNAEQARIAEEAGACAVMALERVPADIRAQGGVARMSDPQMIKEIKQAVTIPVMAKARIGHFVEAQILEAIGVDYIDESEVLTLADEEHHINKHNFRIPFVCGCRNLGEALRRIREGAAMIRTKGEAGTGNVVEAVRHVRSVMGDIRLLRNMDDDEVFSFAKKIAAPYDLVMQTKQLGRLPVVQFAAGGVATPADAALMMQLGCDGVFVGSGVFKSGDPACRARAIVQAVTHYSDPDILADVSSGLGEAMVGINLNDSKVERFAARSE comes from the coding sequence ATGGCAGGAAGTGGTGTAGTAACAGTATATGGAAATGGAGCAATAACAGAGGCAAAAACCTCACCATTCTCTGTTAAAGTAGGATTAGCACAGATGCTTAGAGGAGGAGTAATCATGGATGTTGTTAATGCAGAACAAGCCAGAATCGCTGAAGAAGCAGGTGCTTGTGCTGTCATGGCATTAGAACGTGTACCAGCAGATATCCGTGCTCAAGGTGGTGTTGCTCGTATGAGTGATCCACAGATGATTAAAGAAATCAAACAGGCTGTTACTATTCCTGTCATGGCTAAAGCCAGAATTGGTCATTTTGTTGAAGCTCAGATTCTTGAAGCGATTGGTGTCGATTATATCGATGAGAGTGAGGTTTTGACCCTTGCTGATGAAGAACATCATATTAATAAGCATAATTTCAGGATTCCATTTGTTTGTGGTTGTCGTAATTTGGGAGAAGCCTTAAGGAGGATTCGAGAAGGTGCGGCTATGATTCGAACAAAAGGTGAAGCTGGAACTGGTAATGTTGTTGAAGCTGTTAGGCATGTGAGGTCTGTAATGGGTGATATTAGGCTTTTGCGTAATATGGATGATGATGAGGTGTTTTCATTTGCAAAGAAAATTGCTGCTCCTTATGATTTAGTTATGCAGACTAAACAACTTGGTAGACTTCCTGTGGTTCAATTTGCTGCTGGTGGTGTTGCTACTCCTGCTGATGCTGCTTTGATGATGCAATTGGGCTGTGATGGTGTTTTCGTTGGTTCTGGTGTTTTTAAGAGTGGTGATCCTGCTTGTCGTGCGAGGGCTATTGTGCAAGCTGTGACCCATTACAGTGATCCTGATATTCTTGCTGATGTTAGCTCTGGTTTGGGTGAAGCTATGGTTGGAATTAACCTTAATGATAGTAAGGTTGAAAGATTTGCTGCTCGGTCTGAATGA